The Oncorhynchus tshawytscha isolate Ot180627B linkage group LG16, Otsh_v2.0, whole genome shotgun sequence nucleotide sequence tttcaagttcgttgcagacaggccatgtgtatctaatgtgatttataggatttttatcaggatattttctacctgcaggctgcaatgtttttatttgttggctttatgtaggctatttttacatagttggcaataggTGTTAAGTTTCAGGTTTGTATCTTTTATATTTGGATTAAGCACATGACAATGATTTGAGATATGAAGTggttattataaattaaatgaaactgtttCACATAACTGCCACGCaggtaagataaattggcattccacattAGAAAGGTTGCCGACTCCTCGCGTAGCCCATTACcagcaacttcaggagagtaatggccagcaggagtgagaggagaaagGTTTCTCTCTTCTGGATATATAGGTCTCTGGCACCCTCTTGAGGCttgtcttatttcatcaaaccgTAATCTTAAAAAGcgtcagacaagctcaatgcatacagttgattttattaaaacagacACATCCTATGGAAAAACACACTTTTAAACAAATCCATAAGACTACCTTCGGTCAACCAAGATTTGTTTAGTTGGGGACAGCCCTAGTGTGCACGAACAGCTGAAAAAACATGCCGGACAGCAAAAtgaacaaaaacgtcacaaaacTGTCATAATACATGCGCAAACTTTTTGCCTGGGAAGCATGCAACAGGCTTAAGATGAGTGATATCTGAAGTTGAGGTTCACTCACCTGCGTGTCTCCACATGTTTGGAGCCGGCCATGAGTGAGGGGAACTGTGTGTCGCTGAAGATCTCAGGGGGCCCCTGGTTGGGGCCACGCTTTGTGGTAGTCAGTCGGGCCCCTGGGGGGCGGTACACCCCAGAAGGCTTGGACTCAGGCACCTCTTCCACCTCTGTAGAGACAAAAGCAGAGATGAAGCAAACCAGTTAGTGAAAACAAAGGGCAAGCCTCATCATTAGTAATCGCCAAAATATCTATTGGAGTAacccacatacatacacactacaaTAAGACAATGTGGAAGTGATACATAGAGTGGAGAGAAGTATACTCACCAACAGGGGCAGCGGCTGGGGGCGGGGCACCAGATTTGTTCCAGGGTCCAGACATTTTGTCTCCACTGACCAGGATGATCTCTCCATCCTCACCAACCTCCTCCTcatactcctcttcctccttctcatcACTGCCACAATCGCCAGAGAAAACccaatcaacaaaaaaaatgtgccaCTAGTAGAGATGTTTAATATGTCAATGTCATTAGGGTAGTGCCTACTGAATGAATGTTACCCTGTCCCCCCTTATGTTCAGTTTTACCTTATCTGTAGAGCCTGCAGTCTGAGTCCACTGTAGTCCACCTCCTTTGCCTCAAACTCCTTCCACTCCTCGTCCTCCTGCAGACAGAGCACACAGTTTATCAGTTACACCCCCCACTAACTGGCGGTTTAGCAATCCACGGCTTCGTAGTTCATACATTTGCTTGTCATCATGTCAATCTCAATTTATCATGTAAAATTTGACCATGCAAAGGAACGTCTGTCAAGTGGCCAAAGAACTAGAAACTAGGATCTGGATACAGGCCACACCCTGACTTGGGACAGTCATCCCAACATGTCACACTGCCTCTGGAATAACCTCTGCACAGAATCACACCAGGGTAACACCCTGATATTAATTAGCTAAGGTATCCCAGAGAGGGGACAGGTTGACAGTTAACGTTAGACCGGCACTATCGGCTGCCTAAGGCTTGTTGTGCGGTTATCAGAATCATAATAAAATGTGCATTtggtaactagctaacgttatctgCTGCAAATGTTACTAACATCACCAGTAAGTTATGCTCTCAGTGCATTTCCCGCACAAATGTTCTGAGTCTAACCGCTGCAGTCCCCATTGCTCAGGCTAACCATCTGTAAATTCTGAGAAGATTAGAGGCCTAAGCATCTACTATTGCGAATCGTGCCAACTAGCTAGCAACATTACTAATCTTCCAAATGGATAAAGTTAAGTCAGTTAACGTAGTTACCTAGCTGATTAACGTTGACCAATCGAGAGAGTTGACACTGTCGCGGCCTAAAGTTATCGAGATATGTCTGCTCACCGTCTGGAATAAGTGTTGAGCTTGCTGGCTTATCTAGCAGCGAACTAAATAATTGGATTGCTGTTTGAGGAACTAGTTAATTAGTAAGGTAGCTAACCTTAAATATGTATCTCCAGAAGTCGTGTGTTAGGCCAGTATAATAACTAGCCAGCCATGGTTTATTACTAAACAGCCACGAGTCCTCACTGTTAGCAGATTGATTTGGCTAGTAGCAGCAGTATGTGCCAACCGTGACTGGCGTGGGGCTAGCCAACGTTACCTTCTCCGGCTGCGCATCTTGATTTTCATTTTTCGTGCCGGACTTCTCCTTTTCCTTCTTGTTCTTTTTCAATACAATTGGTGTGGGCCCAGATGGGGCTTCCTTTCCCTTGCCTcccttttctttcttcttttttttatccCTCTTGGCAAAGAAATCATCCAGGCTCTTCTCCGGCGCAGCACCACCAGTCTCTACATCCGCCATTTTCTTTCAGAAATGAATGCTAAGCAATGACAAACGTCAAAACGTCTCTTTAAATCAGTTGATAGGTTTGGTTTAAATTCCTATTCGAGCAGAGCAATCAAACAACTCCCGTTTTATCGTGAGCAAGAACATGtacctgtctgactgcctgtctttCAATGTGCCACATTATTGTAGGGGTGTGCGGCTCGCTCACTGCTATTTGACAGGCGAACCGGATGTTCAGCCAATACCCTCCAAAATGCCCCGGATTAACATGAAGAGAAACATAATGGACCTGCTGAAGAACCAGTTATATTGCATGTCTTTTTTTGATCACCCTATCATATTAGCCCGGTAATAATCTGGTACCACACCATGAGGTCTACTGTAGTCGTCTTCACGCATAAATGTAGTGTTGATCATTGACTAGTTGATCATGGAACAATAGAGAATCacttacaaatatatatttaatgtatTTATGAGTTTACTTGTTTTCTCAAAGCCAGCATTCCAAGTATTTACAGTACAGGCACTGTGGTAGTCTACACTCTGGATGTGACCTTAGATGAAAACGTAGGTATTTCTGCTCCCCATTCAATGACAGTTcacacttaaaaatatatatattgtgtgttaCTGGTTTCCACTAAACTATGGGCTTAGCATGGGACTGGGCTGCCCATAAAGCAGTTTATTAGGCCTACTATTGGGCTGGGGCACACCAGCGTATGTTGTCTGTTGAGGACCTACACGGTCACCTCACacaaagattatggatatactgacaagacaCTGTACATGTCTCTCCGCCCTAACaaagggatgctgtcaaaaagtgactGAATTCAAGTGGATTTACCCTAAAGTAAATTTGATGACACCATAATGATGAcaaaaagttgtcaaatattTTTCTCCTGCTAATTATTTGCCTATGTTAGGAATGTCATCATATTTACATGCCACTATAGTGTAATTTAGACTGAACAATCATTAACCCTTGTTAAGAATGACTAGACACCGCTCAATTTTTTGGAGCCACTATGGCTGAGAAGTCAATAGAATGCTCATAATGGTGTGACACGAGACAGAGGTGACAGAGATGCAACCCATGTATTCAAAAATGCATTAGAATGAGGAAAATGACCTTGCTCTCCCAAGTGTTAAACCACTACTAGGCTATCCTTTTTCAATGTAACATCCAccaaaataatataaatattatGGTTAAGTGTTTAAGATGATCATGTTACCATGTATTTTAaaagaaaaaagaagaagaagaactacaATCCATGGATGTCGGGTGATGAAAAGGCTTGGAATAAAGGTTGAAATCCTGGCTTGTCACatcatcatgcaaacaggtggtATGAACAGGTGGTTCAGAACACACATTGAAATCTGAGTTATATAATCACATCCTCCATTTACAAATTCACCAGGAACACACAACTCAACCATAATGAATTTGTTTATAATCGCAGTACTTTACTGTCTGTTTGACCATATCACTTAATTCTATCACGTGTGCAATGAggtcagagggggaaaaaacagccTTTTTTGTCATACgaacttctttgttgttgtaataccCAAATCCACAGGCAGCCAGtgtcaccttaattggggaggactgctgaataattccatgtgtttgatgcaatTCCATTTCATTCACTCTATTCTAGACATTATTCTGAGCCGTCCTCCCCACAGCAGCCTCCTGTGTGGCCAAAAGACTTGTCATAGCTTTAATTCATATGGTTTGAATACATTAAATGGCATGAGCCTATGTATGAGTTAGCATAGCTAATATGagtaaatgttaaataaatatatttaacattttagcacCTTTGAGGAGTTTTTGCAAGGAAGTGGCCCCATCCTTCTCcctgttacagttgaagtcagaagtttacatacgctcagattggagtcattaaaactagtttttcaactaatccacaaatttattgttaacaaactatagttttggcaagtcggttaggacatctactttgtgcatgacacaagtcatttttccaacaattgtttacagattatttcacttatttcactgtatcacaattctagtgggtcagaagtttacatacattaagttgactgtgcctttaaacagcttggaaaattccagaaaataatgtcatggctttagaagcttctgataggctaattgacataatttgagtcaattgaaggtgtacctgtggctgtattttaaggcctaccttcaaactcagtgcctctttgcttgacatcatggc carries:
- the LOC112215699 gene encoding protein CDV3 homolog isoform X1, with product MADVETGGAAPEKSLDDFFAKRDKKKKKEKGGKGKEAPSGPTPIVLKKNKKEKEKSGTKNENQDAQPEKEDEEWKEFEAKEVDYSGLRLQALQISDEKEEEEYEEEVGEDGEIILVSGDKMSGPWNKSGAPPPAAAPVEVEEVPESKPSGVYRPPGARLTTTKRGPNQGPPEIFSDTQFPSLMAGSKHVETRRDREMEKTFEVVKHKNRGREEGGSGASLQQLELGNQYAILGDK
- the LOC112215699 gene encoding protein CDV3 homolog isoform X2, whose translation is MADVETGGAAPEKSLDDFFAKRDKKKKKEKGGKGKEAPSGPTPIVLKKNKKEKEKSGTKNENQDAQPEKEDEEWKEFEAKEVDYSGLRLQALQISDEKEEEEYEEEVGEDGEIILVSGDKMSGPWNKSGAPPPAAAPVEVEEVPESKPSGVYRPPGARLTTTKRGPNQGPPEIFSDTQFPSLMAGSKHVETRSCSCTLGLSPTKQILVDRR